Proteins co-encoded in one Tursiops truncatus isolate mTurTru1 chromosome 17, mTurTru1.mat.Y, whole genome shotgun sequence genomic window:
- the ZNF7 gene encoding zinc finger protein 7 isoform X3 — translation MNGASGGRYSGAMATLAPPQVPAREHLGLEQVSGPGHADPHPRRRMEAVTFGDVAVHFSREEWQCLDPGQRALYKEVMLENHSSVAGLGFLVFKPELISRLEQGQEPWVLDLQGAEGREAARTSQADSTIGTESEQACEDIDRLKSESHVVMVKTPSQDFPQSPGFGDASDPEVCSESQPTSLFQKNCLNIGTVAPRETFAEEEAQGCGERGSGGRLGCRRDQSQGSLRRCDICGRSFRSTSDVSLHQEINTQKRPNSCQECQKKLPDCLQGRHLSTLHGEKPYECEECGKVFRLCSQLTQHQRIHTGEKPFKCTECGKAFRLSSKLIQHQRIHTGEKPYRCEECGKAFGQSSSLIHHQRVHTGERPYGCRECGKAFSQQSQLARHQRTHTGERPYPCQECGKAFSQSSTLAQHQRMHAGEKLQLPRAPDSPSLVAHQRLHATEKPFKCDECGKAFRWVSRLSQHQLTHTGEKPYKCNKCSKAFGCSSRLIRHQRTHTGEKPFKCEECGKGFVQGSHLIQHQRIHTGEKPYECSDCGKAFSQSSSLIYHQRIHKGEKPYECLECGKAFSMSTQLTIHQRVHTGERPYKCSECGKAFSQNSTLFQHQIIHAGVKPYGCSECGKAFSRSSYLIEHQRIHTRAQWYHEYGNTLEASTHVSRKKVNTVKKLHKCNECEKIFRWRSHLIIHQRIHTGEKPYKCNECGKAFNRSSRLTQHQKIHMG, via the exons ATGAATGGAGCTTCGGGGGGCAGGTACTCAGGTGCCATGGCGACTTTGGCCCCGCCCCAAGTCCCTGCCAGAGAACACCTGGGGTTGGAG CAGGTCTCTGGGCCGGGACACGCGGATCCCCACCCACGCAGGCGCATG GAGGCTGTGACGTTTGGTGATGTGGCTGTGCACTTCTCACGGGAGGAATGGCAGTGTCTGGACCCTGGCCAGAGGGCCCTCTACAAGGAGGTGATGCTCGAGAACCACAGCAGTGTGGCCGGACTAG GATTCCTGGTCTTCAAgcctgagctgatctcccggcTGGAACAGGGGCAGGAGCCATGGGTCCTCGACCTGCAAGGAGcggaggggagagaggcagccAGGACCTCCCAGGCAG ATTCTACAATCGGGACCGAGAGTGAGCAGGCCTGTGAAGACATTGACCGTCTAAAATCAGAATCCCATGTGGTCATGGTCAAAACCCCGTCCCAGGACTTTCCCCAGAGTCCTGGCTTTGGAGATGCCTCTGATCCCGAGGTCTGTTCAGAGAGTCAGCCAACCTCCCTCTTCCAGAAAAACTGCTTGAATATAGGGACTGTGGCTCCCAGGGAGACCTTCGCTGAGGAAGAGGCCCAGGGGTGTGGCGAGCGGGGGAGTGGTGGCCGCCTGGGTTGTCGACGTGATCAAAGTCAGGGGTCCTTGCGAAGATGTGACATCTGTGGTAGGAGTTTCCGATCTACTTCAGATGTCTCTCTGCATCaggaaattaatacacagaagagACCTAACAGCTGCCAGGAGTGCCAAAAAAAATTACCTGATTGCTTACAGGGGAGACATCTGAGTACCTTGCATGGCGAGAAGCCGTATGAGTGTGAGGAGTGTGGGAAGGTCTTCAGGTTGTGCTCACAGCTTACTCAGCATCAGAGGATCCATACTGGAGAGAAGCCGTTTAAATGCACCGAGTGTGGGAAGGCCTTTCGTCTGAGCTCGAAACTCATTCAGCATCAAAGGATTCACACTGGGGAGAAGCCCTACAGGTGTgaggaatgtggaaaagcctttggTCAGAgctctagcctcatccaccatcAGAGGGTCCACACGGGAGAGAGGCCCTATGGCTGCCGGGAGTGCGGGAAGGCCTTCAGCCAGCAGTCTCAGCTGGCCAGGCACCAGAGGACCCATACGGGAGAGAGGCCCTACCCATGCCAGgagtgtgggaaggccttcagccAGAGCTCAACCCTAGCTCAGCACCAGCGGATGCACGCTGGGGAGAAACTTCAGCTCCCAAGAGCCCCGGATAGCCCCAGCCTGGTTGCACATCAGAGGTTGCATGCTACCGAGAAACCGTTTAAGTGTGACGAGTGTGGGAAGGCTTTCCGGTGGGTCTCCCGCCTTAGTCAGCATCAGCTGAcgcatactggagagaaaccttataaatGCAACAAGTGTTCAAAAGCCTTTGGTTGCAGCTCACGGCTTATTCGCCACCAGAGAActcacactggagaaaaaccaTTTAAGTGTGAAGAATGTGGGAAAGGCTTTGTCCAGGGCTCACACCTAATCcagcatcagagaattcacactggagagaagccctatgaGTGCAGTGActgtgggaaggccttcagccAGAGCTCAAGCCTCATTTACCATCAGAGGATCCATAAAGGGGAGAAGCCCTACGAGTGCCtcgaatgtggaaaagccttcagtATGAGCACACAGCTCACAATACACCAGCGGGTGCACACGGGGGAGAGGCCCTAtaagtgcagtgaatgtgggaaagccttcagtcAGAACTCCACCCTTTTCCAGCACCAGATCATTCACGCTGGGGTGAAGCCCTATGGATGCAGcgagtgtgggaaagccttcagccGGAGCTCGTACCTCATCGAGCACCAGAGGATCCACACTCGAGCCCAGTGGTACCACGAGTATGGGAATACTCTGGAAGCTTCTACCCACGTGAGCCGTAAGAAAGTTAATACTGTAAAGAAACTTcataaatgtaatgaatgtgaaaaaatattcagATGGCGCTCGCATCTAATTATAcaccagagaattcacactggagagaaaccttataaatgtaatgaatgtggcaAAGCTTTTAACAGGAGCTCAAGGCTTACTCAGCATCAGAAAATTCACATGGGATAG
- the ZNF7 gene encoding zinc finger protein 7 isoform X5, translating into MLENHSSVAGLAGFLVFKPELISRLEQGQEPWVLDLQGAEGREAARTSQADSTIGTESEQACEDIDRLKSESHVVMVKTPSQDFPQSPGFGDASDPEVCSESQPTSLFQKNCLNIGTVAPRETFAEEEAQGCGERGSGGRLGCRRDQSQGSLRRCDICGRSFRSTSDVSLHQEINTQKRPNSCQECQKKLPDCLQGRHLSTLHGEKPYECEECGKVFRLCSQLTQHQRIHTGEKPFKCTECGKAFRLSSKLIQHQRIHTGEKPYRCEECGKAFGQSSSLIHHQRVHTGERPYGCRECGKAFSQQSQLARHQRTHTGERPYPCQECGKAFSQSSTLAQHQRMHAGEKLQLPRAPDSPSLVAHQRLHATEKPFKCDECGKAFRWVSRLSQHQLTHTGEKPYKCNKCSKAFGCSSRLIRHQRTHTGEKPFKCEECGKGFVQGSHLIQHQRIHTGEKPYECSDCGKAFSQSSSLIYHQRIHKGEKPYECLECGKAFSMSTQLTIHQRVHTGERPYKCSECGKAFSQNSTLFQHQIIHAGVKPYGCSECGKAFSRSSYLIEHQRIHTRAQWYHEYGNTLEASTHVSRKKVNTVKKLHKCNECEKIFRWRSHLIIHQRIHTGEKPYKCNECGKAFNRSSRLTQHQKIHMG; encoded by the exons ATGCTCGAGAACCACAGCAGTGTGGCCGGACTAG CAGGATTCCTGGTCTTCAAgcctgagctgatctcccggcTGGAACAGGGGCAGGAGCCATGGGTCCTCGACCTGCAAGGAGcggaggggagagaggcagccAGGACCTCCCAGGCAG ATTCTACAATCGGGACCGAGAGTGAGCAGGCCTGTGAAGACATTGACCGTCTAAAATCAGAATCCCATGTGGTCATGGTCAAAACCCCGTCCCAGGACTTTCCCCAGAGTCCTGGCTTTGGAGATGCCTCTGATCCCGAGGTCTGTTCAGAGAGTCAGCCAACCTCCCTCTTCCAGAAAAACTGCTTGAATATAGGGACTGTGGCTCCCAGGGAGACCTTCGCTGAGGAAGAGGCCCAGGGGTGTGGCGAGCGGGGGAGTGGTGGCCGCCTGGGTTGTCGACGTGATCAAAGTCAGGGGTCCTTGCGAAGATGTGACATCTGTGGTAGGAGTTTCCGATCTACTTCAGATGTCTCTCTGCATCaggaaattaatacacagaagagACCTAACAGCTGCCAGGAGTGCCAAAAAAAATTACCTGATTGCTTACAGGGGAGACATCTGAGTACCTTGCATGGCGAGAAGCCGTATGAGTGTGAGGAGTGTGGGAAGGTCTTCAGGTTGTGCTCACAGCTTACTCAGCATCAGAGGATCCATACTGGAGAGAAGCCGTTTAAATGCACCGAGTGTGGGAAGGCCTTTCGTCTGAGCTCGAAACTCATTCAGCATCAAAGGATTCACACTGGGGAGAAGCCCTACAGGTGTgaggaatgtggaaaagcctttggTCAGAgctctagcctcatccaccatcAGAGGGTCCACACGGGAGAGAGGCCCTATGGCTGCCGGGAGTGCGGGAAGGCCTTCAGCCAGCAGTCTCAGCTGGCCAGGCACCAGAGGACCCATACGGGAGAGAGGCCCTACCCATGCCAGgagtgtgggaaggccttcagccAGAGCTCAACCCTAGCTCAGCACCAGCGGATGCACGCTGGGGAGAAACTTCAGCTCCCAAGAGCCCCGGATAGCCCCAGCCTGGTTGCACATCAGAGGTTGCATGCTACCGAGAAACCGTTTAAGTGTGACGAGTGTGGGAAGGCTTTCCGGTGGGTCTCCCGCCTTAGTCAGCATCAGCTGAcgcatactggagagaaaccttataaatGCAACAAGTGTTCAAAAGCCTTTGGTTGCAGCTCACGGCTTATTCGCCACCAGAGAActcacactggagaaaaaccaTTTAAGTGTGAAGAATGTGGGAAAGGCTTTGTCCAGGGCTCACACCTAATCcagcatcagagaattcacactggagagaagccctatgaGTGCAGTGActgtgggaaggccttcagccAGAGCTCAAGCCTCATTTACCATCAGAGGATCCATAAAGGGGAGAAGCCCTACGAGTGCCtcgaatgtggaaaagccttcagtATGAGCACACAGCTCACAATACACCAGCGGGTGCACACGGGGGAGAGGCCCTAtaagtgcagtgaatgtgggaaagccttcagtcAGAACTCCACCCTTTTCCAGCACCAGATCATTCACGCTGGGGTGAAGCCCTATGGATGCAGcgagtgtgggaaagccttcagccGGAGCTCGTACCTCATCGAGCACCAGAGGATCCACACTCGAGCCCAGTGGTACCACGAGTATGGGAATACTCTGGAAGCTTCTACCCACGTGAGCCGTAAGAAAGTTAATACTGTAAAGAAACTTcataaatgtaatgaatgtgaaaaaatattcagATGGCGCTCGCATCTAATTATAcaccagagaattcacactggagagaaaccttataaatgtaatgaatgtggcaAAGCTTTTAACAGGAGCTCAAGGCTTACTCAGCATCAGAAAATTCACATGGGATAG
- the ZNF7 gene encoding zinc finger protein 7 isoform X2 — MNGASGGRYSGAMATLAPPQVPAREHLGLEVSGPGHADPHPRRRMEAVTFGDVAVHFSREEWQCLDPGQRALYKEVMLENHSSVAGLAGFLVFKPELISRLEQGQEPWVLDLQGAEGREAARTSQADSTIGTESEQACEDIDRLKSESHVVMVKTPSQDFPQSPGFGDASDPEVCSESQPTSLFQKNCLNIGTVAPRETFAEEEAQGCGERGSGGRLGCRRDQSQGSLRRCDICGRSFRSTSDVSLHQEINTQKRPNSCQECQKKLPDCLQGRHLSTLHGEKPYECEECGKVFRLCSQLTQHQRIHTGEKPFKCTECGKAFRLSSKLIQHQRIHTGEKPYRCEECGKAFGQSSSLIHHQRVHTGERPYGCRECGKAFSQQSQLARHQRTHTGERPYPCQECGKAFSQSSTLAQHQRMHAGEKLQLPRAPDSPSLVAHQRLHATEKPFKCDECGKAFRWVSRLSQHQLTHTGEKPYKCNKCSKAFGCSSRLIRHQRTHTGEKPFKCEECGKGFVQGSHLIQHQRIHTGEKPYECSDCGKAFSQSSSLIYHQRIHKGEKPYECLECGKAFSMSTQLTIHQRVHTGERPYKCSECGKAFSQNSTLFQHQIIHAGVKPYGCSECGKAFSRSSYLIEHQRIHTRAQWYHEYGNTLEASTHVSRKKVNTVKKLHKCNECEKIFRWRSHLIIHQRIHTGEKPYKCNECGKAFNRSSRLTQHQKIHMG; from the exons ATGAATGGAGCTTCGGGGGGCAGGTACTCAGGTGCCATGGCGACTTTGGCCCCGCCCCAAGTCCCTGCCAGAGAACACCTGGGGTTGGAG GTCTCTGGGCCGGGACACGCGGATCCCCACCCACGCAGGCGCATG GAGGCTGTGACGTTTGGTGATGTGGCTGTGCACTTCTCACGGGAGGAATGGCAGTGTCTGGACCCTGGCCAGAGGGCCCTCTACAAGGAGGTGATGCTCGAGAACCACAGCAGTGTGGCCGGACTAG CAGGATTCCTGGTCTTCAAgcctgagctgatctcccggcTGGAACAGGGGCAGGAGCCATGGGTCCTCGACCTGCAAGGAGcggaggggagagaggcagccAGGACCTCCCAGGCAG ATTCTACAATCGGGACCGAGAGTGAGCAGGCCTGTGAAGACATTGACCGTCTAAAATCAGAATCCCATGTGGTCATGGTCAAAACCCCGTCCCAGGACTTTCCCCAGAGTCCTGGCTTTGGAGATGCCTCTGATCCCGAGGTCTGTTCAGAGAGTCAGCCAACCTCCCTCTTCCAGAAAAACTGCTTGAATATAGGGACTGTGGCTCCCAGGGAGACCTTCGCTGAGGAAGAGGCCCAGGGGTGTGGCGAGCGGGGGAGTGGTGGCCGCCTGGGTTGTCGACGTGATCAAAGTCAGGGGTCCTTGCGAAGATGTGACATCTGTGGTAGGAGTTTCCGATCTACTTCAGATGTCTCTCTGCATCaggaaattaatacacagaagagACCTAACAGCTGCCAGGAGTGCCAAAAAAAATTACCTGATTGCTTACAGGGGAGACATCTGAGTACCTTGCATGGCGAGAAGCCGTATGAGTGTGAGGAGTGTGGGAAGGTCTTCAGGTTGTGCTCACAGCTTACTCAGCATCAGAGGATCCATACTGGAGAGAAGCCGTTTAAATGCACCGAGTGTGGGAAGGCCTTTCGTCTGAGCTCGAAACTCATTCAGCATCAAAGGATTCACACTGGGGAGAAGCCCTACAGGTGTgaggaatgtggaaaagcctttggTCAGAgctctagcctcatccaccatcAGAGGGTCCACACGGGAGAGAGGCCCTATGGCTGCCGGGAGTGCGGGAAGGCCTTCAGCCAGCAGTCTCAGCTGGCCAGGCACCAGAGGACCCATACGGGAGAGAGGCCCTACCCATGCCAGgagtgtgggaaggccttcagccAGAGCTCAACCCTAGCTCAGCACCAGCGGATGCACGCTGGGGAGAAACTTCAGCTCCCAAGAGCCCCGGATAGCCCCAGCCTGGTTGCACATCAGAGGTTGCATGCTACCGAGAAACCGTTTAAGTGTGACGAGTGTGGGAAGGCTTTCCGGTGGGTCTCCCGCCTTAGTCAGCATCAGCTGAcgcatactggagagaaaccttataaatGCAACAAGTGTTCAAAAGCCTTTGGTTGCAGCTCACGGCTTATTCGCCACCAGAGAActcacactggagaaaaaccaTTTAAGTGTGAAGAATGTGGGAAAGGCTTTGTCCAGGGCTCACACCTAATCcagcatcagagaattcacactggagagaagccctatgaGTGCAGTGActgtgggaaggccttcagccAGAGCTCAAGCCTCATTTACCATCAGAGGATCCATAAAGGGGAGAAGCCCTACGAGTGCCtcgaatgtggaaaagccttcagtATGAGCACACAGCTCACAATACACCAGCGGGTGCACACGGGGGAGAGGCCCTAtaagtgcagtgaatgtgggaaagccttcagtcAGAACTCCACCCTTTTCCAGCACCAGATCATTCACGCTGGGGTGAAGCCCTATGGATGCAGcgagtgtgggaaagccttcagccGGAGCTCGTACCTCATCGAGCACCAGAGGATCCACACTCGAGCCCAGTGGTACCACGAGTATGGGAATACTCTGGAAGCTTCTACCCACGTGAGCCGTAAGAAAGTTAATACTGTAAAGAAACTTcataaatgtaatgaatgtgaaaaaatattcagATGGCGCTCGCATCTAATTATAcaccagagaattcacactggagagaaaccttataaatgtaatgaatgtggcaAAGCTTTTAACAGGAGCTCAAGGCTTACTCAGCATCAGAAAATTCACATGGGATAG
- the ZNF7 gene encoding zinc finger protein 7 isoform X1 produces the protein MNGASGGRYSGAMATLAPPQVPAREHLGLEQVSGPGHADPHPRRRMEAVTFGDVAVHFSREEWQCLDPGQRALYKEVMLENHSSVAGLAGFLVFKPELISRLEQGQEPWVLDLQGAEGREAARTSQADSTIGTESEQACEDIDRLKSESHVVMVKTPSQDFPQSPGFGDASDPEVCSESQPTSLFQKNCLNIGTVAPRETFAEEEAQGCGERGSGGRLGCRRDQSQGSLRRCDICGRSFRSTSDVSLHQEINTQKRPNSCQECQKKLPDCLQGRHLSTLHGEKPYECEECGKVFRLCSQLTQHQRIHTGEKPFKCTECGKAFRLSSKLIQHQRIHTGEKPYRCEECGKAFGQSSSLIHHQRVHTGERPYGCRECGKAFSQQSQLARHQRTHTGERPYPCQECGKAFSQSSTLAQHQRMHAGEKLQLPRAPDSPSLVAHQRLHATEKPFKCDECGKAFRWVSRLSQHQLTHTGEKPYKCNKCSKAFGCSSRLIRHQRTHTGEKPFKCEECGKGFVQGSHLIQHQRIHTGEKPYECSDCGKAFSQSSSLIYHQRIHKGEKPYECLECGKAFSMSTQLTIHQRVHTGERPYKCSECGKAFSQNSTLFQHQIIHAGVKPYGCSECGKAFSRSSYLIEHQRIHTRAQWYHEYGNTLEASTHVSRKKVNTVKKLHKCNECEKIFRWRSHLIIHQRIHTGEKPYKCNECGKAFNRSSRLTQHQKIHMG, from the exons ATGAATGGAGCTTCGGGGGGCAGGTACTCAGGTGCCATGGCGACTTTGGCCCCGCCCCAAGTCCCTGCCAGAGAACACCTGGGGTTGGAG CAGGTCTCTGGGCCGGGACACGCGGATCCCCACCCACGCAGGCGCATG GAGGCTGTGACGTTTGGTGATGTGGCTGTGCACTTCTCACGGGAGGAATGGCAGTGTCTGGACCCTGGCCAGAGGGCCCTCTACAAGGAGGTGATGCTCGAGAACCACAGCAGTGTGGCCGGACTAG CAGGATTCCTGGTCTTCAAgcctgagctgatctcccggcTGGAACAGGGGCAGGAGCCATGGGTCCTCGACCTGCAAGGAGcggaggggagagaggcagccAGGACCTCCCAGGCAG ATTCTACAATCGGGACCGAGAGTGAGCAGGCCTGTGAAGACATTGACCGTCTAAAATCAGAATCCCATGTGGTCATGGTCAAAACCCCGTCCCAGGACTTTCCCCAGAGTCCTGGCTTTGGAGATGCCTCTGATCCCGAGGTCTGTTCAGAGAGTCAGCCAACCTCCCTCTTCCAGAAAAACTGCTTGAATATAGGGACTGTGGCTCCCAGGGAGACCTTCGCTGAGGAAGAGGCCCAGGGGTGTGGCGAGCGGGGGAGTGGTGGCCGCCTGGGTTGTCGACGTGATCAAAGTCAGGGGTCCTTGCGAAGATGTGACATCTGTGGTAGGAGTTTCCGATCTACTTCAGATGTCTCTCTGCATCaggaaattaatacacagaagagACCTAACAGCTGCCAGGAGTGCCAAAAAAAATTACCTGATTGCTTACAGGGGAGACATCTGAGTACCTTGCATGGCGAGAAGCCGTATGAGTGTGAGGAGTGTGGGAAGGTCTTCAGGTTGTGCTCACAGCTTACTCAGCATCAGAGGATCCATACTGGAGAGAAGCCGTTTAAATGCACCGAGTGTGGGAAGGCCTTTCGTCTGAGCTCGAAACTCATTCAGCATCAAAGGATTCACACTGGGGAGAAGCCCTACAGGTGTgaggaatgtggaaaagcctttggTCAGAgctctagcctcatccaccatcAGAGGGTCCACACGGGAGAGAGGCCCTATGGCTGCCGGGAGTGCGGGAAGGCCTTCAGCCAGCAGTCTCAGCTGGCCAGGCACCAGAGGACCCATACGGGAGAGAGGCCCTACCCATGCCAGgagtgtgggaaggccttcagccAGAGCTCAACCCTAGCTCAGCACCAGCGGATGCACGCTGGGGAGAAACTTCAGCTCCCAAGAGCCCCGGATAGCCCCAGCCTGGTTGCACATCAGAGGTTGCATGCTACCGAGAAACCGTTTAAGTGTGACGAGTGTGGGAAGGCTTTCCGGTGGGTCTCCCGCCTTAGTCAGCATCAGCTGAcgcatactggagagaaaccttataaatGCAACAAGTGTTCAAAAGCCTTTGGTTGCAGCTCACGGCTTATTCGCCACCAGAGAActcacactggagaaaaaccaTTTAAGTGTGAAGAATGTGGGAAAGGCTTTGTCCAGGGCTCACACCTAATCcagcatcagagaattcacactggagagaagccctatgaGTGCAGTGActgtgggaaggccttcagccAGAGCTCAAGCCTCATTTACCATCAGAGGATCCATAAAGGGGAGAAGCCCTACGAGTGCCtcgaatgtggaaaagccttcagtATGAGCACACAGCTCACAATACACCAGCGGGTGCACACGGGGGAGAGGCCCTAtaagtgcagtgaatgtgggaaagccttcagtcAGAACTCCACCCTTTTCCAGCACCAGATCATTCACGCTGGGGTGAAGCCCTATGGATGCAGcgagtgtgggaaagccttcagccGGAGCTCGTACCTCATCGAGCACCAGAGGATCCACACTCGAGCCCAGTGGTACCACGAGTATGGGAATACTCTGGAAGCTTCTACCCACGTGAGCCGTAAGAAAGTTAATACTGTAAAGAAACTTcataaatgtaatgaatgtgaaaaaatattcagATGGCGCTCGCATCTAATTATAcaccagagaattcacactggagagaaaccttataaatgtaatgaatgtggcaAAGCTTTTAACAGGAGCTCAAGGCTTACTCAGCATCAGAAAATTCACATGGGATAG
- the ZNF7 gene encoding zinc finger protein 7 isoform X4 translates to MEAVTFGDVAVHFSREEWQCLDPGQRALYKEVMLENHSSVAGLAGFLVFKPELISRLEQGQEPWVLDLQGAEGREAARTSQADSTIGTESEQACEDIDRLKSESHVVMVKTPSQDFPQSPGFGDASDPEVCSESQPTSLFQKNCLNIGTVAPRETFAEEEAQGCGERGSGGRLGCRRDQSQGSLRRCDICGRSFRSTSDVSLHQEINTQKRPNSCQECQKKLPDCLQGRHLSTLHGEKPYECEECGKVFRLCSQLTQHQRIHTGEKPFKCTECGKAFRLSSKLIQHQRIHTGEKPYRCEECGKAFGQSSSLIHHQRVHTGERPYGCRECGKAFSQQSQLARHQRTHTGERPYPCQECGKAFSQSSTLAQHQRMHAGEKLQLPRAPDSPSLVAHQRLHATEKPFKCDECGKAFRWVSRLSQHQLTHTGEKPYKCNKCSKAFGCSSRLIRHQRTHTGEKPFKCEECGKGFVQGSHLIQHQRIHTGEKPYECSDCGKAFSQSSSLIYHQRIHKGEKPYECLECGKAFSMSTQLTIHQRVHTGERPYKCSECGKAFSQNSTLFQHQIIHAGVKPYGCSECGKAFSRSSYLIEHQRIHTRAQWYHEYGNTLEASTHVSRKKVNTVKKLHKCNECEKIFRWRSHLIIHQRIHTGEKPYKCNECGKAFNRSSRLTQHQKIHMG, encoded by the exons ATG GAGGCTGTGACGTTTGGTGATGTGGCTGTGCACTTCTCACGGGAGGAATGGCAGTGTCTGGACCCTGGCCAGAGGGCCCTCTACAAGGAGGTGATGCTCGAGAACCACAGCAGTGTGGCCGGACTAG CAGGATTCCTGGTCTTCAAgcctgagctgatctcccggcTGGAACAGGGGCAGGAGCCATGGGTCCTCGACCTGCAAGGAGcggaggggagagaggcagccAGGACCTCCCAGGCAG ATTCTACAATCGGGACCGAGAGTGAGCAGGCCTGTGAAGACATTGACCGTCTAAAATCAGAATCCCATGTGGTCATGGTCAAAACCCCGTCCCAGGACTTTCCCCAGAGTCCTGGCTTTGGAGATGCCTCTGATCCCGAGGTCTGTTCAGAGAGTCAGCCAACCTCCCTCTTCCAGAAAAACTGCTTGAATATAGGGACTGTGGCTCCCAGGGAGACCTTCGCTGAGGAAGAGGCCCAGGGGTGTGGCGAGCGGGGGAGTGGTGGCCGCCTGGGTTGTCGACGTGATCAAAGTCAGGGGTCCTTGCGAAGATGTGACATCTGTGGTAGGAGTTTCCGATCTACTTCAGATGTCTCTCTGCATCaggaaattaatacacagaagagACCTAACAGCTGCCAGGAGTGCCAAAAAAAATTACCTGATTGCTTACAGGGGAGACATCTGAGTACCTTGCATGGCGAGAAGCCGTATGAGTGTGAGGAGTGTGGGAAGGTCTTCAGGTTGTGCTCACAGCTTACTCAGCATCAGAGGATCCATACTGGAGAGAAGCCGTTTAAATGCACCGAGTGTGGGAAGGCCTTTCGTCTGAGCTCGAAACTCATTCAGCATCAAAGGATTCACACTGGGGAGAAGCCCTACAGGTGTgaggaatgtggaaaagcctttggTCAGAgctctagcctcatccaccatcAGAGGGTCCACACGGGAGAGAGGCCCTATGGCTGCCGGGAGTGCGGGAAGGCCTTCAGCCAGCAGTCTCAGCTGGCCAGGCACCAGAGGACCCATACGGGAGAGAGGCCCTACCCATGCCAGgagtgtgggaaggccttcagccAGAGCTCAACCCTAGCTCAGCACCAGCGGATGCACGCTGGGGAGAAACTTCAGCTCCCAAGAGCCCCGGATAGCCCCAGCCTGGTTGCACATCAGAGGTTGCATGCTACCGAGAAACCGTTTAAGTGTGACGAGTGTGGGAAGGCTTTCCGGTGGGTCTCCCGCCTTAGTCAGCATCAGCTGAcgcatactggagagaaaccttataaatGCAACAAGTGTTCAAAAGCCTTTGGTTGCAGCTCACGGCTTATTCGCCACCAGAGAActcacactggagaaaaaccaTTTAAGTGTGAAGAATGTGGGAAAGGCTTTGTCCAGGGCTCACACCTAATCcagcatcagagaattcacactggagagaagccctatgaGTGCAGTGActgtgggaaggccttcagccAGAGCTCAAGCCTCATTTACCATCAGAGGATCCATAAAGGGGAGAAGCCCTACGAGTGCCtcgaatgtggaaaagccttcagtATGAGCACACAGCTCACAATACACCAGCGGGTGCACACGGGGGAGAGGCCCTAtaagtgcagtgaatgtgggaaagccttcagtcAGAACTCCACCCTTTTCCAGCACCAGATCATTCACGCTGGGGTGAAGCCCTATGGATGCAGcgagtgtgggaaagccttcagccGGAGCTCGTACCTCATCGAGCACCAGAGGATCCACACTCGAGCCCAGTGGTACCACGAGTATGGGAATACTCTGGAAGCTTCTACCCACGTGAGCCGTAAGAAAGTTAATACTGTAAAGAAACTTcataaatgtaatgaatgtgaaaaaatattcagATGGCGCTCGCATCTAATTATAcaccagagaattcacactggagagaaaccttataaatgtaatgaatgtggcaAAGCTTTTAACAGGAGCTCAAGGCTTACTCAGCATCAGAAAATTCACATGGGATAG